Proteins co-encoded in one Meiothermus sp. genomic window:
- a CDS encoding zinc ribbon domain-containing protein, with amino-acid sequence MFRTQMEYKAKRFGTRLVIADRWYPSSRLCSVCGWKNETLKLQDREWICPECGTRHDRDLNAALNLKRLATATALPVASPSGNGGTAAETVSAAGGKVTPVRYEEGQQDPSGQEKNCAHLRARS; translated from the coding sequence ATGTTCCGAACGCAGATGGAATACAAGGCCAAACGCTTCGGCACCCGGCTGGTCATCGCGGACCGATGGTATCCGAGCAGCCGTCTGTGTTCGGTCTGCGGTTGGAAGAACGAAACGCTGAAGTTGCAAGATCGGGAATGGATCTGCCCGGAATGCGGTACGCGCCATGACCGCGATCTCAACGCGGCGCTCAACCTGAAACGGCTGGCAACCGCAACTGCCCTACCCGTGGCGAGCCCGTCCGGTAACGGCGGCACTGCGGCAGAGACGGTCTCTGCCGCAGGCGGGAAAGTCACGCCTGTCAGATACGAAGAAGGTCAGCAAGACCCTTCGGGGCAGGAAAAGAACTGTGCGCACCTTCGCGCACGTTCTTGA
- a CDS encoding EamA family transporter yields MSRPKPPDTFIQSFQMPYSRVGLLHLLVVYLVWSSTYLAFKIGLLNGFAPFWMGATRFIPAALLLLLYARWRGWQILPSRNTLGKLALSGSLLWLGGTGLILVATQYVPSGYVALMIATTPIWAATLEGLLDRKRPSGLLVLGLLIGLLGILALNVPKLSTDAPTNLLAFSLLLISPLMWSSGTIYTQRHIASVEPVVISSYQQLFGGLGFLLISIALGEPWHTPTALGWASNLYLIVFGSLIAYTSYILAVRLLPLSLVTTYAYINPVIALLLGWVFLREPLGIWTWIGGALVLLGVGLVFRSRMKPAVQPVV; encoded by the coding sequence TTGAGCCGCCCAAAGCCCCCCGATACCTTCATCCAGTCCTTCCAGATGCCCTATTCCCGTGTTGGCCTTCTTCACCTCCTGGTGGTGTACTTGGTCTGGAGCAGCACCTACCTGGCTTTCAAAATTGGCCTGCTGAACGGATTTGCACCCTTCTGGATGGGCGCCACCCGGTTTATCCCGGCGGCTTTGCTACTGCTCCTGTATGCCCGCTGGCGTGGCTGGCAAATACTGCCAAGTCGCAACACGCTGGGCAAGCTGGCGCTTTCGGGTAGCCTGCTCTGGCTGGGTGGTACGGGCCTGATTCTCGTGGCTACCCAGTATGTGCCCTCGGGTTATGTGGCCTTGATGATCGCCACCACCCCCATCTGGGCTGCCACGCTCGAGGGCTTGCTAGATCGAAAGCGACCCTCGGGACTCCTAGTGCTGGGGCTGCTTATAGGTCTGCTGGGTATCCTGGCCCTCAACGTGCCCAAGCTGAGCACCGACGCACCCACCAACCTGCTGGCCTTCTCGCTGCTCTTGATTTCGCCGCTGATGTGGTCGAGCGGCACCATCTACACCCAGCGCCATATTGCCAGCGTGGAACCGGTGGTGATCTCGAGCTACCAGCAACTATTTGGAGGGCTGGGCTTCCTGCTCATCTCCATCGCGCTGGGTGAGCCCTGGCATACCCCCACCGCCCTGGGCTGGGCTAGCAACCTGTATCTGATCGTCTTTGGCTCCCTGATCGCCTACACCTCGTACATCCTGGCGGTGCGACTGCTACCTCTGAGCCTGGTAACCACCTACGCCTACATCAACCCGGTGATCGCCCTGCTGCTGGGCTGGGTCTTCCTGCGGGAACCCCTGGGAATCTGGACCTGGATTGGCGGCGCCCTGGTGCTGCTGGGGGTAGGGCTGGTTTTCCGCAGCCGTATGAAGCCCGCCGTTCAACCCGTTGTTTGA
- a CDS encoding uracil-DNA glycosylase family protein, translating into MNLELLAAQAKACTACGLAKNRTHVVFGEGNPDAKLMIVGEGPGEDEDLQGRPFVGRSGQLLDKILEAAGIPRASVYIANIVKCRPPGNRAPEPLEAKTCTSLWLIKQIQLIKPQIIIPLGATALEFFAGEKIPITKARGKFFEWQGIKIFPMFHPAYLLRNPSREAGSPKHLTWQDIQLVKKTLDELGPKQGLEIKAVSQESLF; encoded by the coding sequence ATGAATCTCGAACTGCTCGCTGCTCAAGCCAAAGCCTGTACGGCCTGTGGTTTGGCCAAAAACCGCACCCACGTCGTCTTTGGGGAAGGAAACCCCGACGCCAAACTCATGATTGTGGGCGAGGGGCCGGGTGAAGACGAAGACTTGCAGGGACGGCCCTTTGTAGGGCGCAGCGGACAACTGCTCGATAAAATCCTCGAGGCCGCCGGAATCCCCCGCGCCAGCGTCTATATTGCCAACATCGTCAAGTGCCGCCCACCGGGGAACCGTGCACCCGAGCCTTTAGAAGCCAAGACCTGCACCTCGCTCTGGCTGATCAAGCAGATTCAGCTCATCAAGCCGCAGATCATCATCCCGCTAGGCGCCACCGCGCTCGAGTTCTTCGCGGGTGAAAAAATCCCCATAACCAAAGCCCGCGGTAAGTTTTTCGAGTGGCAGGGCATCAAAATTTTTCCCATGTTCCATCCGGCTTATCTGCTACGCAACCCTTCCCGCGAAGCTGGCAGCCCCAAACACCTCACCTGGCAGGACATCCAACTGGTCAAAAAAACCCTCGACGAGCTCGGCCCCAAGCAGGGCCTTGAGATCAAGGCCGTAAGCCAAGAGTCGCTTTTTTGA
- a CDS encoding GatB/YqeY domain-containing protein, with protein MNASIYEAIKKEIVEAMKRGDTATRDYARVVKAELDRKGDGRPLPDADAVKILKALRVTAEENQNAFELAFLDRYLPQEMSESEIEAWIRANVDFASLKSPMAAIGIVTKALGPAAPGDRVKKVVEKIVAQA; from the coding sequence ATGAACGCATCCATTTACGAAGCCATCAAAAAGGAGATCGTCGAAGCCATGAAGCGCGGCGACACCGCCACCCGCGACTACGCCAGGGTGGTCAAGGCCGAGCTCGACCGCAAGGGCGATGGAAGGCCGCTGCCCGACGCCGACGCGGTCAAAATTCTCAAGGCCCTGCGGGTTACCGCCGAGGAAAACCAGAACGCCTTCGAGTTGGCCTTCCTGGACAGATACCTGCCTCAGGAGATGAGCGAGTCGGAAATTGAAGCCTGGATCAGGGCCAACGTAGACTTCGCTTCGCTCAAGTCGCCCATGGCCGCCATCGGCATCGTGACCAAGGCCCTGGGCCCCGCCGCCCCGGGGGATCGGGTGAAAAAAGTAGTGGAGAAAATAGTAGCCCAGGCATAG
- the purH gene encoding bifunctional phosphoribosylaminoimidazolecarboxamide formyltransferase/IMP cyclohydrolase codes for MRALLSVSNKAGLVEFARGLAELGFELVSTGGTHKTLQAAGLEVTYVSEVTGFPEILDGRVKTLHPRIHAGLLATKRPEHEAELQAQGIRRIDLLCVNLYPFRETLARGASFEECLENIDIGGPAMLRAAAKNHQAVLPVCDPADYPEVLQALRTGVSSEFRRRLAYKAFAHTAAYDAAIADFLAFEKFPQTQLLSLERLPVELRYGENPHQEAALYALEGQRGPVLHARVLAGKPMGFNNYADADAAWSLVSEFELPACVAVKHANPCGVALADDPKTAWERARDADTLSVFGGVVAFNRPVDLETAMATRGTFLEVLIAPEVSPEALEWFRSKKPDLRVLVAAPAHADQREFRPITGGFLAQDRDMRRWEELSLRYVTERIPTAQELLDLKFAWYVGKHTRSNNVVLAKDGVTVGLGTGAVSRIWAAERAIQNAGERAKGAVLASEAFFPFDDVVRAAAAAGVTAIVQPGGAKRDEEVIAACNELGIAMVFTGSRHFKH; via the coding sequence ATGCGTGCGCTTTTGTCGGTATCGAACAAGGCAGGTCTGGTGGAGTTTGCGCGGGGCCTGGCGGAGCTGGGCTTTGAGCTGGTTTCCACGGGCGGAACCCACAAAACCCTACAGGCGGCGGGGCTGGAGGTGACGTATGTCTCCGAGGTGACAGGCTTTCCCGAGATTCTGGACGGGCGGGTCAAGACCCTTCACCCCCGCATTCATGCCGGGCTGCTGGCGACCAAGCGCCCCGAGCACGAGGCCGAGTTGCAGGCCCAGGGCATCCGCCGGATTGACCTGCTGTGTGTCAACCTGTATCCGTTCCGGGAGACCCTGGCTCGAGGGGCTTCGTTTGAGGAGTGCCTCGAGAACATCGACATCGGGGGGCCGGCCATGCTGCGGGCCGCGGCCAAGAACCACCAGGCGGTGTTGCCGGTGTGTGACCCGGCCGACTACCCCGAGGTGCTGCAGGCCTTGCGTACCGGCGTTAGCAGCGAGTTTCGCCGCAGGCTGGCGTATAAAGCCTTTGCCCACACCGCGGCCTACGACGCGGCCATCGCCGACTTTTTGGCTTTTGAGAAGTTCCCCCAGACCCAGCTTTTGAGCCTCGAGCGCCTGCCGGTGGAGCTGCGCTACGGGGAGAACCCCCACCAGGAAGCGGCGCTGTACGCCCTCGAGGGCCAGAGAGGCCCGGTGCTCCACGCCCGGGTGCTGGCCGGCAAGCCCATGGGCTTCAACAACTACGCCGACGCCGACGCGGCCTGGAGCCTGGTGAGCGAGTTTGAGCTGCCGGCCTGCGTGGCCGTCAAGCACGCCAACCCCTGTGGGGTGGCCCTGGCCGACGACCCCAAAACCGCCTGGGAGCGCGCCCGCGACGCCGATACCCTCTCGGTGTTTGGGGGGGTGGTGGCCTTCAACCGCCCGGTAGACCTCGAGACCGCCATGGCCACCCGTGGAACTTTCCTCGAGGTGCTCATCGCCCCCGAGGTGAGCCCGGAGGCCCTCGAGTGGTTCCGCAGCAAAAAGCCCGACCTGCGGGTGCTGGTTGCGGCCCCAGCCCATGCCGACCAGCGGGAGTTTCGCCCCATAACGGGCGGGTTCCTGGCCCAGGATCGGGATATGCGGCGCTGGGAGGAACTCAGCCTGCGCTACGTGACCGAGCGCATCCCCACGGCCCAGGAACTCTTAGATCTCAAGTTCGCCTGGTATGTGGGCAAGCACACCCGTTCCAACAACGTGGTGCTGGCCAAGGATGGGGTCACGGTGGGGCTGGGTACGGGGGCGGTGAGCCGCATCTGGGCTGCCGAGCGCGCCATCCAGAACGCAGGCGAGCGGGCCAAGGGGGCGGTGCTGGCCTCCGAAGCCTTCTTCCCCTTCGACGATGTGGTGCGGGCTGCCGCCGCCGCAGGGGTTACGGCCATCGTGCAACCCGGCGGTGCCAAGCGGGATGAAGAGGTGATCGCTGCCTGCAACGAGCTGGGTATCGCCATGGTCTTTACCGGCTCGCGCCACTTTAAGCACTGA